The proteins below come from a single Malus sylvestris chromosome 3, drMalSylv7.2, whole genome shotgun sequence genomic window:
- the LOC126616600 gene encoding 2-oxoisovalerate dehydrogenase subunit beta 1, mitochondrial isoform X1 — MGLCRFGRLVKGVGVGRRRPFATSSSAAGGDEMIVRGTGSKSLNLYSAINQALHIALETDPRSYVFGEDVSFGGVFRCTTGLADRFGKQRVFNTPLCEQGIVGFGIGLAAMGNRAVAEIQFADYIFPAFDQIVNEAAKFRYRSGNQFNCGGLTIRAPYGAVGHGGHYHSQSPEAFFCHVPGLKVVIPRSPLQAKGLLLSCIRDPNPVVFFEPKWLYRLSVEEVPEHDYMLPLSEAEVIREGTDITLVGWGAQLSVMEQACKEAESDGISCELIDLRTLLPWDKDTVEASVRKTGRLLISHEAPVTGGFGAEISASIVERCFLRLEAPVARVCGLDTPFPLVFEPFYMPTKNKILDAIKSTVNF; from the exons ATGGGGCTGTGCAGATTTGGAAGATTGGTTAAAGGGGTCGGAGTTGGAAGGAGGAGGCCATTTGCAACCTCCTCTTCTGCCGCCGGTGGTGATGAAATGATTGTTCGTGGCACTGGCAGCAAGTCGTTGAACCTCTACTCTGCCATCAACCAAGCGCTCCATATCGCCTTGGAAACTGATCCACG TTCTTATGTATTTGGAGAAGATGTGAGCTTTGGTGGGGTCTTCCGTTGCACAACAGGCTTAGCTGATCGCTTCGGTAAACAAAGGGTTTTTAATACCCCTCTTTGTGAACAG GGCATTGTAGGATTCGGCATTGGTCTAGCAGCTATG GGTAATCGAGCTGTAGCAGAAATCCAATTCGCAGATTATATTTTTCCAGCTTTTGATCAG ATTGTCAATGAAGCTGCAAAGTTCCGATATAGAAGTGGAAATCAATTTAATTGTGGAG GTTTAACAATTAGAGCCCCCTATGGAGCTGTTGGCCACGGTGGACATTATCACTCACAGTCTCCTGAAGCTTTCTTCTGTCATGTCCCTGGTCTCAAA GTGGTCATCCCTCGAAGCCCACTGCAAGCAAAAGGCTTATTGCTGTCGTGCATACGTGATCCGAATCCTGTTGTGTTCTTCGAACCAAAG TGGTTATACAGATTATCAGTAGAAGAGGTTCCTGAGCATGATTACATGTTGCCTTTATCGGAGGCAGAG GTAATTCGAGAGGGCACCGATATAACACTTGTTGGTTGGGGAGCCCAATTATCTGTAATGGAACAGGCCTGTAAAGAAGCTGAGAGT GATGGAATTTCTTGTGAACTGATAGACCTGCGAACTCTTTTACCTTGGGACAAGGACACAGTGGAGGCCTCAGTCAGAAAGACGGGAAGGCTTCTT ATAAGTCATGAAGCGCCAGTTACTGGAGGATTTGGTGCTGAAATATCCGCTTCAATTGTTGAACGCTGCTTCCTAAGG TTAGAAGCGCCTGTTGCAAGAGTATGTGGTTTGGATACCCCCTTCCCTCTCGTCTTCGAGCCCTTCTACATGCCCACCAAAAACAAG ATATTGGATGCAATCAAATCAACTGTAAATTTCTAg
- the LOC126616600 gene encoding 2-oxoisovalerate dehydrogenase subunit beta 1, mitochondrial isoform X2 encodes MGLCRFGRLVKGVGVGRRRPFATSSSAAGGDEMIVRGTGSKSLNLYSAINQALHIALETDPRSYVFGEDVSFGGVFRCTTGLADRFGKQRVFNTPLCEQGIVGFGIGLAAMVVIPRSPLQAKGLLLSCIRDPNPVVFFEPKWLYRLSVEEVPEHDYMLPLSEAEVIREGTDITLVGWGAQLSVMEQACKEAESDGISCELIDLRTLLPWDKDTVEASVRKTGRLLISHEAPVTGGFGAEISASIVERCFLRLEAPVARVCGLDTPFPLVFEPFYMPTKNKILDAIKSTVNF; translated from the exons ATGGGGCTGTGCAGATTTGGAAGATTGGTTAAAGGGGTCGGAGTTGGAAGGAGGAGGCCATTTGCAACCTCCTCTTCTGCCGCCGGTGGTGATGAAATGATTGTTCGTGGCACTGGCAGCAAGTCGTTGAACCTCTACTCTGCCATCAACCAAGCGCTCCATATCGCCTTGGAAACTGATCCACG TTCTTATGTATTTGGAGAAGATGTGAGCTTTGGTGGGGTCTTCCGTTGCACAACAGGCTTAGCTGATCGCTTCGGTAAACAAAGGGTTTTTAATACCCCTCTTTGTGAACAG GGCATTGTAGGATTCGGCATTGGTCTAGCAGCTATG GTGGTCATCCCTCGAAGCCCACTGCAAGCAAAAGGCTTATTGCTGTCGTGCATACGTGATCCGAATCCTGTTGTGTTCTTCGAACCAAAG TGGTTATACAGATTATCAGTAGAAGAGGTTCCTGAGCATGATTACATGTTGCCTTTATCGGAGGCAGAG GTAATTCGAGAGGGCACCGATATAACACTTGTTGGTTGGGGAGCCCAATTATCTGTAATGGAACAGGCCTGTAAAGAAGCTGAGAGT GATGGAATTTCTTGTGAACTGATAGACCTGCGAACTCTTTTACCTTGGGACAAGGACACAGTGGAGGCCTCAGTCAGAAAGACGGGAAGGCTTCTT ATAAGTCATGAAGCGCCAGTTACTGGAGGATTTGGTGCTGAAATATCCGCTTCAATTGTTGAACGCTGCTTCCTAAGG TTAGAAGCGCCTGTTGCAAGAGTATGTGGTTTGGATACCCCCTTCCCTCTCGTCTTCGAGCCCTTCTACATGCCCACCAAAAACAAG ATATTGGATGCAATCAAATCAACTGTAAATTTCTAg
- the LOC126614892 gene encoding YTH domain-containing protein ECT2-like isoform X7: MVTHLLPITMEAVYGDNGSFMYHHGYGYAPYSTYSTSGSPVSTVGSDGQLYGPQQYQYPPYFKQLKPNSGSHTPNSAVPSQGTVSTAKDAGQKPSFVGTANGNPNGVATSVGKKGNTPSGFSKPTNNNSSLNVKGSFSGHFDTIYGFDGLLTPTPWFEWPMCSNGLGKPMTGNTVNRTPSSKNQTSRSNSQFTGLHHTRMGYGMDTANGLVNGMYTNELYGQYWDPIRLGMGFGVNGFGMHRNRSGWTALQNKYKTRGRGSSFRFGNQDLEGLDELNKGPRGKSSKNQKGNSPDAVAVKGSNTPLNKADDEKDAISIVAEQEQYIGTDIYDHYADAKFFVIKSYSEDDVHKCVKYNVWASTPNGNNKLHAAYQEAQEKSGGCPVFLFFSVNASGQFVGIAEMVGLVDFNKNVEHWQQDKWTGCFPVKWHIVKDVPNSLLKHIILENNENKPVANSRDTQEVKPEQGLKMIKIFKDHSSKTSLLDDFEFYEARQKTIQENKAKQQIRKQVLDGKPSDRRNDGVNEALKSLDSLGTALDLIKETTPSAEIGEELKLSENGSVAETGGNPKGPELAVTKMIVTK; encoded by the exons GCTGTCTATGGGGATAACGGTTCTTTTATGTATCATCATGGTTATGGTTATGCACCCTACAGCACATATTCGACATCGGGGTCCCCAGTTTCAACTGTTGGAAGTGATGGTCAGCTTTATGGACCTCAGCAGTACCAATATCCTCCGTATTTTAAGCAGCTGAAACCTAACAGTGGTTCACACACCCCTAATTCAGCTGTTCCTTCCCAGGGGACTGTCTCTACAGCGAAGGATGCTGGCCAAAAGCCCTCATTTGTGGGAACGGCTAATGGGAATCCTAATGGTGTTGCGACCAGTGTGGGTAAGAAGGGAAATACTCCTTCCGGTTTCTCAAAACCAACAAATAACAACTCATCACTGAATGTAAAGGGTTCCTTCAGTGGACACTTTGATACAATATATGGTTTTGATGGTTTGCTAACTCCTACCCCATGGTTTGAATGGCCAATGTGTTCAAATGGACTGGGTAAACCAATGACTGGAAATACAGTCAACAGAACTCCATCTTCCAAGAATCAGACTTCCCGATCAAATTCTCAATTCACG GGTTTGCACCACACGAGGATGGGGTACGGTATGGATACAGCTAACGGACTTGTGAATGGAATGTATACCAATGAATTGTATGGTCAGTATTGGGACCCAATTAGACTTGGTATGGGATTTGGAGTCAATGGTTTTGGTATGCATAGAAATAGAAGTGGGTGGACGGCTCTTCAAAACAAGTATAAAACCAGGGGGCGAGGCAGTTCCTTTCGCTTTGGTAACCAGGATTTAGAAGGCTTGGATGAGTTGAACAAGGGACCTAGAGGTAAAAGTTCAAAAAATCAAAAGGGAAATTCACCTGATGCTGTAGCAGTTAAGGGGAGTAACACGCCGCTGAATAAAGCTGATGATGAGAAGGATGCAATTAGCATAGTGGCAGAGCAGGAGCAGTACATTGGAACAGATATCTATGATCATTATGCTGATGCTAAGTTCTTTGTTATTAAGTCATATAGTGAGGATGATGTCCATAAGTGTGTCAAGTATAATGTTTGGGCCAGCACACCAAATGGAAACAATAAGCTTCATGCAGCATACCAGGAGGCTCAGGAGAAATCAGGTGGCTGCCCTGTGTTTCTGTTTTTCTCG GTGAATGCCAGTGGCCAATTTGTTGGCATAGCAGAGATGGTGGGGCTGGTAGATTTTAACAAGAATGTGGAACATTGGCAACAAGACAAGTGGACTGGCTGTTTTCCAGTTAAGTGGCACATTGTAAAGGATGTACCCAACAGTTTGCTAAAGCACATTATCCTAGAGAATAATGAAAACAAACCTGTCGCTAACAGCAGGGACACTCAAGAG GTCAAGCCAGAGCAGGGGCTTAAAATGATCAAGATATTCAAGGATCATTCCAGTAAAACAAGCCTTTTGGATGATTTTGAGTTCTATGAAGCTCGCCAGAAGACAATTCAGGAAAATAAAGCAAAGCAGCAGATCCGGAAACAG GTATTGGATGGGAAGCCAAGTGATAGAAGAAATGATGGGGTAAATGAGGCGCTCAAATCACTAGATTCATTGGGAACTGCCTTAGATTTGATTAAGGAAACGACACCAAGTGCTGAGATTGGTGAAGAACTGAAGTTGTCGGAGAATGGATCAGTTGCTGAAACAGGAGGCAATCCCAAGGGTCCAGAACTAGCTGTGACCAAGATGATTGTAACAAAATAG